One window from the genome of bacterium encodes:
- a CDS encoding SdiA-regulated domain-containing protein — protein MKLAKHLKEISGLASDDRGRVFAHDDERGVVYRIDPMTGSILDYFLLGRTVVTEDFEGLAIAGEYFYLVTSNGDLYQFREGKDAGRVAYRVHRTPLDKRSDVEGLCYDPATSSLLLACKGDAGNGYGKHDRAVYSFDLRSHRLRDKPRFVLDERDFKDIAKGKEMRPSAIERQAGTGHFFILASQGHLLIEVDANGKMVAAGRLDADLHEQPEGLTFLPDGDMLISDEGKKHGRLSRYAAGKKR, from the coding sequence ATGAAGCTCGCCAAACACCTGAAGGAGATTTCAGGTCTGGCATCGGATGACAGGGGCCGCGTGTTCGCGCATGACGACGAACGGGGCGTTGTCTATCGCATCGACCCGATGACCGGGAGCATCTTGGATTATTTTCTGCTGGGAAGGACGGTGGTGACGGAGGATTTTGAGGGTCTCGCCATTGCAGGCGAATACTTCTACCTCGTGACCAGCAACGGTGACCTGTATCAGTTCAGGGAAGGGAAGGATGCGGGACGCGTGGCGTATCGTGTGCACAGGACGCCGCTCGACAAACGCAGTGATGTGGAAGGACTCTGCTATGACCCTGCGACCTCTTCGCTGCTTCTGGCCTGCAAGGGTGATGCGGGGAACGGCTATGGGAAGCATGACCGTGCAGTCTACAGTTTCGACCTGCGTTCGCACAGGCTGCGCGACAAGCCGCGCTTCGTACTCGATGAAAGGGATTTCAAGGATATCGCGAAGGGGAAGGAAATGCGTCCCTCGGCCATTGAACGGCAAGCAGGCACGGGACATTTTTTCATCCTTGCCTCGCAGGGACATCTGCTCATCGAGGTCGATGCGAACGGAAAGATGGTGGCAGCCGGACGGCTCGATGCAGATCTGCATGAACAGCCGGAAGGACTGACCTTTCTGCCGGATGGCGACATGCTCATCAGCGATGAAGGGAAAAAACACGGCAGGCTCAGCCGCTATGCCGCA
- a CDS encoding malate dehydrogenase gives MSQTVHVAVTGAAGAIGYAILPRIASGQMFGPDTKVALHLLELPQAMGALEGVVMELNDCAFPLLESISIADNPDVAFDGVNWALMIGSKPRTKGMERNDLIKDNGPIFVGQGKALLKAASDVRAVVVGNPCNTNALIAMNNAQDLPKDRFSAMTRLDQNRAMAQLATKAGVGVSAVTNVTIWGNHSATQYPDAANAKINGQPVFDVISDHEWLKGDMITKVQKRGAEIINARGSSSAFSAANAAIDHVVSLINPTPAGNWYSAAIPSDGSYGIDEGLMFSFPLVTGADGKYSIVQDIPHDDFAKEKIQKTLDELKMEREVVKDLL, from the coding sequence ATGTCTCAAACCGTTCACGTAGCCGTAACCGGCGCCGCCGGCGCCATTGGTTATGCCATCCTCCCTCGCATCGCTTCCGGACAGATGTTCGGTCCCGACACCAAGGTAGCACTGCACCTGCTGGAACTGCCGCAGGCCATGGGCGCGCTGGAAGGCGTTGTCATGGAACTCAACGACTGCGCATTCCCCCTGCTCGAGAGCATCAGCATCGCCGACAATCCCGATGTCGCCTTTGACGGCGTCAACTGGGCCCTGATGATCGGTTCCAAGCCCCGCACGAAGGGCATGGAACGTAACGATCTTATCAAGGACAACGGACCGATTTTTGTCGGCCAGGGCAAAGCACTGCTCAAAGCCGCCAGCGACGTACGCGCCGTGGTTGTCGGGAATCCCTGCAACACGAACGCGCTCATCGCCATGAACAATGCGCAGGACCTTCCGAAGGACCGTTTCTCCGCGATGACGCGTCTCGATCAGAACCGCGCCATGGCGCAGCTGGCCACCAAGGCCGGTGTCGGTGTCAGCGCCGTGACCAACGTCACCATCTGGGGCAACCACTCCGCCACCCAGTATCCCGATGCCGCCAATGCGAAGATCAACGGTCAGCCCGTGTTCGACGTGATCAGCGACCATGAGTGGCTGAAGGGCGACATGATCACGAAGGTGCAGAAACGCGGCGCAGAGATCATCAACGCACGCGGCAGCTCCTCCGCGTTCAGCGCTGCGAACGCCGCCATCGACCACGTCGTCAGCCTCATCAATCCCACGCCCGCCGGCAACTGGTACTCCGCGGCCATCCCGAGCGACGGCAGTTACGGCATCGATGAAGGACTCATGTTCTCCTTCCCGCTCGTCACCGGCGCCGATGGCAAGTACAGCATCGTGCAGGATATCCCGCACGACGACTTCGCAAAGGAGAAGATCCAGAAAACGCTCGACGAACTGAAAATGGAACGCGAAGTGGTCAAAGACCTCCTCTGA
- the mnmA gene encoding tRNA 2-thiouridine(34) synthase MnmA, translated as MTDRKRVVVGMSGGVDSSVAAALLVEQGYEVIGITIKTYNYEDVGGNAANDKSCCSLDGINDARVVCADLGIPHYVLDFSQPFRQNVIDMFIDEYMAGNTPNPCVICNRKIKWEELIRKGLTIGADSVAMGHYARLSHDEASGRYWISRGGDGRKDQSYALWGLSQESLARSIFPLSDISKEEARAIAERMGVRTASKQESYEICFIPDDDYGRFLRDNVPGIDERLKGGDVMFEGRKIGEHDGYPFYTIGQRRGLNVAVGEPVYVTEIQSGDNTIIVGRKADLQHRRFRVRDITMQKYAYPTEPLRVDAKIRYRDTPAPAALEPQSDGSLVITFDQPKTAITRGQSAVFYEADDVVGGGVITEILE; from the coding sequence GTGACAGACAGAAAACGTGTGGTGGTGGGCATGTCCGGCGGCGTTGACAGCAGTGTCGCAGCCGCGCTGCTCGTGGAGCAGGGTTACGAAGTAATCGGCATCACCATCAAGACATACAATTACGAAGATGTGGGCGGCAACGCCGCGAACGACAAGAGCTGCTGCTCGCTTGACGGCATCAACGACGCGCGTGTCGTCTGCGCGGATCTCGGTATCCCGCATTACGTACTCGATTTCAGTCAGCCGTTCCGTCAGAATGTCATCGACATGTTCATCGACGAATACATGGCCGGCAACACACCGAATCCCTGCGTGATCTGTAATCGCAAAATCAAGTGGGAGGAACTGATTCGCAAGGGACTCACGATCGGTGCGGACAGTGTCGCAATGGGACATTACGCACGACTTTCCCACGACGAGGCGAGCGGACGCTACTGGATTTCCCGTGGCGGCGATGGGAGAAAAGATCAGTCGTACGCGCTCTGGGGGCTCTCACAGGAAAGCCTCGCGCGCAGCATCTTCCCACTCTCGGATATCAGCAAGGAAGAAGCGCGCGCCATTGCCGAACGTATGGGAGTGCGAACGGCTTCGAAGCAGGAGAGCTACGAAATCTGCTTCATCCCTGACGACGATTACGGACGCTTCCTGCGGGATAACGTCCCGGGTATCGACGAACGCCTCAAGGGTGGCGATGTCATGTTCGAAGGACGTAAAATCGGGGAGCATGACGGATATCCGTTTTACACCATCGGACAGCGGCGCGGACTGAATGTCGCCGTCGGAGAGCCCGTGTACGTGACGGAAATCCAATCCGGTGACAACACCATTATCGTTGGCCGTAAAGCCGATCTGCAGCACCGCAGATTTCGTGTGCGCGACATCACCATGCAGAAATACGCTTATCCCACCGAACCCCTCCGCGTCGACGCGAAAATCCGCTACCGTGATACGCCAGCGCCCGCCGCGCTCGAGCCACAGTCCGACGGATCTCTCGTCATTACCTTCGACCAACCCAAAACCGCCATCACTCGCGGACAATCCGCTGTCTTTTATGAGGCAGACGACGTCGTAGGCGGCGGCGTCATCACCGAAATACTCGAATAG
- a CDS encoding lysophospholipid acyltransferase family protein encodes MITAEKSSLHARFLTPYFRRKLRRSFAGVHCKGMDFLGEAENGVPVVLYANHPGWWDAVLPIFLSYDVFRHDAYAMMEEKQLSRYQFFRKLGCFSVIRENPREAMRSLQYAASLLHGSDRVLWIFPQGELTSVDKRPLSFYPGTAHLLRALGDVTAIPVAFRYDFLEQERPEAFIAIGKPWRIHANERVDIPLTSSILQQLMEYEMDVQREDVMEREFDAYTTLLSGKRSINEIWDNLRGKLVQPK; translated from the coding sequence ATGATCACAGCCGAAAAATCATCCCTTCACGCCCGCTTCCTGACGCCATATTTCAGGAGAAAGCTCCGTCGCAGCTTCGCTGGCGTGCATTGCAAGGGAATGGACTTTCTGGGAGAGGCGGAAAACGGCGTCCCGGTCGTACTCTACGCCAACCATCCCGGCTGGTGGGACGCCGTGCTGCCCATCTTCCTGAGCTACGACGTGTTCAGGCATGATGCCTATGCGATGATGGAAGAAAAGCAGCTGTCGCGCTACCAGTTTTTCCGCAAACTGGGTTGCTTTTCCGTCATCAGGGAGAACCCCCGCGAGGCGATGCGCAGTCTGCAGTATGCAGCATCCCTGCTTCACGGCAGTGATCGCGTGCTGTGGATTTTCCCCCAGGGAGAATTGACATCGGTCGACAAACGGCCTCTCAGTTTCTATCCCGGTACCGCGCATCTGCTGCGCGCCCTCGGCGACGTCACTGCCATCCCCGTCGCCTTCCGCTATGATTTCCTGGAACAGGAACGCCCGGAAGCCTTCATTGCCATCGGCAAACCCTGGCGCATCCATGCCAACGAGCGCGTCGACATCCCCCTCACCAGTTCCATCCTGCAGCAGCTGATGGAATACGAAATGGACGTCCAGCGTGAAGACGTCATGGAACGTGAGTTCGACGCGTATACCACCCTTCTGAGTGGAAAGCGATCCATTAATGAGATTTGGGATAACCTACGTGGGAAGTTAGTCCAGCCTAAGTAG
- the hpnE gene encoding hydroxysqualene dehydroxylase HpnE, whose protein sequence is MKLIVLGGGVAGLAAALRASRRGWKVTLLEASPKLGGRAYSFSPRRGGVEIDNGQHVLMGCCHATLAYLEACGTRDLLERRKGMALQFFHRDGRSASLTAGTLPHPIGLAQAFLSYSMLPLSARLRIASVAWKLRSITGADREELDGMTAAAWLRLLRQDRASLECFWRPVVLATMNSDIDRASAWLLTVVLREIFLGSADAADMLLPKTGLTPLLVDGALAELWSAGAEVQCSLRADSILIRDGAVRGIRTSEGEEIPADAVISAIPPWALERLARESGVLEQLAIDFSRFEASEILSLHFWTRRDLRLPRMTGLLETRLHWIFSKEKESDNRYHYSATVSAVPEDFPAGENALRALLHDELALAVPDLRDEDIDRIMPIREKRATFVPAPGLESIRPDPTTSIPGLYLAGDWTNTGLPATIESAVRSGNRAAELLRLD, encoded by the coding sequence ATGAAGCTCATCGTCCTGGGCGGAGGTGTCGCCGGACTGGCGGCAGCGCTCCGTGCATCACGACGTGGCTGGAAAGTCACCCTGCTCGAAGCATCGCCGAAACTCGGGGGACGCGCCTACAGCTTTTCGCCGCGCCGGGGCGGAGTCGAAATCGATAACGGCCAGCATGTGCTCATGGGCTGCTGCCACGCCACGCTTGCGTACCTGGAAGCCTGCGGTACCCGCGACCTGCTCGAACGCAGAAAAGGCATGGCGCTGCAATTCTTTCACCGGGACGGACGCAGCGCATCTTTGACTGCCGGCACGCTGCCGCATCCCATCGGACTCGCACAGGCATTTCTTTCCTACTCCATGCTGCCGCTGAGCGCGCGTCTGCGCATCGCTTCCGTTGCATGGAAACTGCGATCCATCACCGGGGCTGATCGCGAGGAACTCGATGGTATGACAGCCGCGGCCTGGCTGCGCTTGCTGCGGCAGGATCGAGCTTCGCTGGAATGCTTCTGGCGTCCCGTCGTCCTGGCAACCATGAACAGCGATATTGACCGGGCTTCCGCCTGGCTGCTGACCGTTGTGCTGCGTGAAATCTTCCTCGGCAGCGCAGATGCAGCGGATATGCTGCTTCCCAAAACGGGACTCACTCCTCTCCTGGTCGATGGCGCTCTCGCTGAACTCTGGAGTGCCGGTGCCGAGGTGCAATGCAGTCTGCGCGCTGACAGCATTCTCATTCGCGATGGTGCGGTGCGGGGTATACGTACTTCGGAAGGAGAGGAAATTCCCGCAGACGCCGTCATCAGCGCCATCCCGCCCTGGGCGCTTGAACGTCTCGCGCGGGAATCGGGGGTGCTGGAGCAACTCGCCATCGATTTTTCCCGCTTTGAAGCATCGGAAATCCTATCCCTGCATTTCTGGACGCGACGAGACCTCCGGCTCCCGCGCATGACGGGACTGCTCGAAACGCGATTGCATTGGATTTTCAGTAAGGAAAAGGAAAGCGACAACAGGTATCACTACAGTGCGACAGTATCTGCCGTACCGGAGGATTTTCCTGCCGGGGAAAATGCCCTGCGTGCACTGCTGCACGATGAACTCGCGCTTGCCGTTCCTGATCTCCGGGACGAGGACATCGACCGCATCATGCCCATCCGGGAAAAACGTGCGACTTTTGTTCCGGCTCCAGGACTCGAATCCATTCGTCCCGATCCCACCACTTCCATACCTGGCCTGTATCTGGCCGGTGACTGGACCAATACGGGGCTGCCTGCCACGATAGAAAGCGCCGTGCGCAGTGGGAACAGGGCTGCAGAGCTACTTAGGCTGGACTAA
- the hpnD gene encoding presqualene diphosphate synthase HpnD — MHEPESAADITRKSKTNFMMSFAMLPEHKRDAIHTVYAFCRCTDDIVDEEGDHESKAQRLHRWTEELERGLRNESSHALLNRLSVIADRFSIPAVHFFDLIRGMRMDLEKARYQSFEELYEYCYNVASTVGLMCSEIFGYTRETTKQYAIDLGIALQLTNIVRDVKADAAIGRIYLPGEDFTRFGYSYEELLSSTYNENFIRMMRFETQRAREYYARARSALAHEDHAAFFAARIMDRIYYRILQKIEQKQFALFDERISISSFAKFRIAAAEYFSRAPLQYATLS; from the coding sequence CCATGCTTCCCGAGCACAAACGCGATGCCATTCACACCGTGTATGCGTTCTGTCGCTGCACGGATGATATCGTCGACGAGGAAGGGGACCACGAGAGCAAGGCGCAGCGGCTGCACCGGTGGACCGAAGAGCTCGAGCGCGGATTGCGCAATGAAAGCAGTCATGCGCTGCTCAATCGCCTCAGTGTCATTGCCGATCGCTTCAGTATTCCCGCTGTACATTTCTTCGACCTTATTCGCGGCATGCGCATGGATCTCGAGAAGGCCCGCTATCAGAGCTTCGAGGAACTCTATGAGTACTGCTATAACGTGGCGTCGACGGTGGGACTCATGTGCAGTGAAATTTTCGGCTATACCAGGGAGACCACAAAGCAGTACGCCATCGATCTCGGCATCGCCCTGCAGCTTACCAACATTGTACGTGACGTCAAGGCCGACGCAGCCATCGGACGCATTTATCTGCCGGGTGAAGATTTTACGCGCTTCGGATACTCCTACGAAGAACTGCTTTCCAGTACGTATAATGAAAATTTCATACGTATGATGCGTTTCGAGACGCAGCGTGCACGCGAGTATTACGCACGTGCCCGTTCCGCACTTGCGCATGAGGATCATGCCGCCTTCTTCGCCGCGCGCATCATGGATCGCATTTACTACCGCATCCTGCAGAAAATCGAGCAGAAGCAGTTCGCCCTGTTCGACGAGCGCATCTCCATTTCCTCTTTCGCAAAATTCCGCATCGCTGCGGCAGAGTATTTCAGCCGCGCTCCACTCCAGTACGCCACCCTGTCATGA